GCGAAGCCGGACTTGAGTCTATTCGCACCGGACTGCCGCAGAAGCCGGAATGGCCGTGAGTCGTCGCGACCGGCTGGCCCCGGTACTCTAAACGCCCGTTCCTCTAAGCCGAGCGTCCCCTGACGCGGCGTACTTACCCAGGCTTCAGCCCACGGAGATAGGCCATGCTCTTTTCTACCGCATCGCACAGACCGGCCTTCCGATAGACCTTTACCGAAGCAAAATGGGAATACCCGATGCGTTCCAGGGCATCGAGGACGGCAGCGAAGTCTATCCGGCCGGTGCCCGGAAGTCCCCCGTGGCTTTCGCAGAGATGCACGTGACGGAGACCGGCGCCGCAGTCGTAGATGGGCTGAATGGGGGAGATCTCCTCGATATGCATGTGGATGGTGTCGACCATGGGGCGGAGGGAGGTGGATCCGGTGCACAGGATCAGGCGCCGGACTTCTTCGACGCTGTTATTGAATCCCACCTGGAGGTGGTTTACCGGTTCGATCACGATGTCGATACCCCTGGTCTCGGCTTCCCGTCCCACGTGCTCAAGGCAGGAAGCGATCCGTTCATTGGCCACGGCAGGGTCGGGTTCGTCGGAGCGCAAACCCTGCAACAGGCCGATCACCAGGACGGCATCAAACCGTTCCGCGGTTTCCATGTATTCCACCAGGCGCTCGACAGTTCGGTCGCGGATGGATGCGTCCGGTGTGCTGAGACAGAGTCCCTCCTCGTATGCCGAGCCCGTGAGCAGCGAAACGACGGGCAGATCATTCGCCTGGGCGGCGTCCTCAATATCATCCAGACGACCGGCTAATTCGGTGGTGAGGTTCAGTTCCACGCCGGCATATCCGGCGGAACGAATGAAACGGAAAGTTTCTTCGATACTCCCGACCCAACCCGACGGGGGATCTGCGATCAGGAAGCTGAGACGGTCCATGGATTCAAGTCCCTGCGGGCGCGCTCGCGGTGTCGATCGGGGTTTGGCGGTCAGATTAACACCCGGCGCTCATGTTCCTCGCGGCACCTACAATATAGGTTGTTGCCTGAAGTGCCTGATAGATGTTTCTTAGTTGAATCCGATCCAATCTCACAATCCAGGAACCCCCATGGAAACCGACCTCGGTATTCTCTCCATCGTGCCGCCAGCCCTGGCCATCGTGCTGGCCTTCCTGACTCGGAACGCCGTGTATTCCCTGGCGGTGGCCTGCCTGGTGGGCGTCCTGATCTCGGGCCAGGGTCCCCTGGGGTTTTCCGAGCTAATGATCAACGCCATCGGAAACACCAGTTTCTCCTGGGTGTTCCTCCTCGAGATCTGCATCGGGATCATGATCGCCTTCTTCATCCGCACCGGCGCCATCCAGACCTTCACCCAGTGGGTGGCGTACCGGCAACTGTCGCGCAGGGGCGTGCAGCTCTGGACGTGGGTGCTGGGCATGTTCGTCTTCTTCAGCGACTACTTCAGCCCGCTTTTTGTCGGAACCACGATGCGAAGCCTGGCGGACAAGGCGCGCATTTCCAGGGAGAAACTGGCCTACATCGCCGACTCCACCTCGGCTCCGGTCATCGTCCTCATGCCCTTTACGGGCTGGGCGATCTACATCTCGGGGCTTACCATCGGCATGGGCCCAATCGCCGATGCCGGCGATGCGCTGAACGCCTTCATTCATTCCATTCCGTACAATATCTACGCCCTGGCGGCGGTGATTCTGGTCGGCATGTTCGCCGCCGGGGTGATCCCCGAATTCGGTCCCATGAAAAAAGCGGAACGCAGGGCGCTGGACGAAGGCAAGGTGCTTAGGGACGGCGCGGTCCCGCTCATCGGACGGGAGCTGACCGAAACCCCCATGTTCCCGGAAATAAAACCCCGCCTGTTCCTCAACTTCATCCTGCCGGTCATCCTGATCATCGTCATCGTCCTCGGCTCGTTTATTCTCACGGGGTCCGCGAAGACACTGGAAGCCTATCTCGCCGTCGTGATCTTCCTCGGGATTTCGATTCGTATGCAGGGGATCAGACTGAACGACATCATGGACACGGCCATGACGGGCATCAAGGGGATCATGCCGGCCATCATGATCCTGGCTTTCGCATATACGATCAACCAGCTGAGCAAAGACATGGGCACGGCCGACTACATGGTATCGATCACGAGGGATTTCCTCACTCCGTCCATGCTCCCCCTGGCTACCTACCTGCTGGCGGCCGTGATGGCCTTTTCCACGGGCACATCCTGGGGCACCTTCGCCATCATGTTGCCGATCGCGGTGCCCGTAGCCCTGGTTTACTCGGGAGACGCGTTGACCGATATCGTGTACGCGACCATAGCGGCCGTAGCCGGAGGCGGGGTCTTCGGCGATCATTGCTCCCCACTCTCCGATACCTCCATTCTCGCTTCGACGGGTGCGGCATCGGATCATATCGATCACGTCAGGACCCAGATTCCCTATGCGATGATCGCCGCCATGCTGACGGGCGTCGTATACCTCGTCATGGGCCTTACCGTGTGGACCTGATCGTATGACCAGGATGTGCGGACCGAGCCCCGTCCCAACTATCGTCAGATGACATCGATCGCATCGGTCTTCCTCCAGCGCATCCGTTCCTTCCGGGCGGTCCTCATCGGGGCCGCGCTTTCGGTGTTTATCGGCTTCACGGGGGAATTCAGCGCCAACCTGATCGGCTACGAACCTGCAGCGACCCATCTCCCGCCGGTTTTTCTCGTTCCCTTTCTGTTCTGCGTGCTGCTTCCCAATACCCTGGTCGCACGGGCGCGTCCCGCCGCGGCGCTCTCATTCTACGAAATGATCATGATTTTCGCCATGGGCTGGATCGCTTCCACGGTGCCCGACCAGGCCATGACCAAATACCTGCTCGTCGTGATCACCGCCCCCTTCTACTTCGCTTCCCCGGAAAACAGCTGGGAATCCATCTTCTTTCCGTATCTGCCCGATTGGCTGGTCCTCAGCGACAGGTCGGCGGCGCGGGTCTTCTACGAGGGACTCCAGTCGGGCCAGACCATCCCCTGGGCCGCCTGGCTGTCACCGATGTTCTGGTGGGGATCCTTCATTCTCGTC
The sequence above is a segment of the Gemmatimonadota bacterium genome. Coding sequences within it:
- a CDS encoding transporter; this translates as METDLGILSIVPPALAIVLAFLTRNAVYSLAVACLVGVLISGQGPLGFSELMINAIGNTSFSWVFLLEICIGIMIAFFIRTGAIQTFTQWVAYRQLSRRGVQLWTWVLGMFVFFSDYFSPLFVGTTMRSLADKARISREKLAYIADSTSAPVIVLMPFTGWAIYISGLTIGMGPIADAGDALNAFIHSIPYNIYALAAVILVGMFAAGVIPEFGPMKKAERRALDEGKVLRDGAVPLIGRELTETPMFPEIKPRLFLNFILPVILIIVIVLGSFILTGSAKTLEAYLAVVIFLGISIRMQGIRLNDIMDTAMTGIKGIMPAIMILAFAYTINQLSKDMGTADYMVSITRDFLTPSMLPLATYLLAAVMAFSTGTSWGTFAIMLPIAVPVALVYSGDALTDIVYATIAAVAGGGVFGDHCSPLSDTSILASTGAASDHIDHVRTQIPYAMIAAMLTGVVYLVMGLTVWT
- a CDS encoding sugar phosphate isomerase/epimerase, with protein sequence MDRLSFLIADPPSGWVGSIEETFRFIRSAGYAGVELNLTTELAGRLDDIEDAAQANDLPVVSLLTGSAYEEGLCLSTPDASIRDRTVERLVEYMETAERFDAVLVIGLLQGLRSDEPDPAVANERIASCLEHVGREAETRGIDIVIEPVNHLQVGFNNSVEEVRRLILCTGSTSLRPMVDTIHMHIEEISPIQPIYDCGAGLRHVHLCESHGGLPGTGRIDFAAVLDALERIGYSHFASVKVYRKAGLCDAVEKSMAYLRGLKPG